The sequence GGAAGAATTCCGTGACTATATCAGGTAACTGTTTTGGACAAAGTTCAAGATTTCTTGGCCGCAGCCAAAGCAGCCTTTTTAGCGCGAACCTAGATGAAAGTTGAACAAAGAAAAAAGTAATCCTACTTAATGAAACAATTCAACACTAAAACGTTTCTACAAACAAACACTAATTTATATAACTAGAAAAATCAATAAGTCAAAAACGGCCTGTGTTCATCCCATTTTATTTCTGGGCGATTTTGATTATGAACCATGATGATAAATGTGTACCTACCTAATCACTTTAAATGACTTGTTTCTATCTACTACATGACCACTATCGATCAAGTGAGATAGAACAGAGCTGCATATTGTTTTAACGATaccacgaagggaggtgttcactaattCTTTGGATCAGTTGTCTGGTTGTGCGCAAAATAAAACTTACTCCACAAGAGCAGATGTATTCATAGATACACATGGATGTGGCAGTACCAGATGACTTATTCTTTAGTTGAGGAATCTCCATAGATCAAATCGGAAACGAGAGATAGAGGTTAGCTGTATTAAACGTCCTCCTCATTGCTCTAGTCAGCCTATCCCGTAGCATGTTACCAGGTATATTTCCGTCGAATTCCAGCTTCAAGAAGAGAGGTTTCTTATTAACCCCTAATGTCGCTACTTTCCTGTGATTTATCGCATTTTTACTAGTTTCCCTTATGGGGTTTGATCTTGTCTCTTACACACAGCAGAAGCTTTGGAAACTCGAGCTAACAATCCAGGTCTTTATATTCATAAGAGATTTGTAACACCTTTATCTCTTCCTTGGCCTAATTGGCCTTAACAAgagatttcatttattattttccatacttTGTTCGTTGACTTTTTTCACCTCCCCtttgattttcaaataaacgCTTCGTTATCCAATTATCTGAATACTTCTTATTACATGTTGTAgtttttatgaatgttatttcagcATCCACATTTTTcaaatcattgacctatttcccatTATGAAACACGGACTCAAACCTTTGTTATTCTTATAGCAACTGGTACACCCGTCATCACACTGTCGATTTGTACTTTctatttattatgtttatttatgtcaCTGTGACTCGTAAAGTACATTGATTAGTTCAATAGTTTCGTATATGTATacaaatattactgtatattacaGTAATGTTATAAATCAAGAGTTTTCGAGGTGAGGCGGTTTATTATGATAGGATCAGAAAATGTAGATCGTGTTTTAAGCCTTTTGCAAACGATACATACATCTGTACATAGGTATAGTTACAATCCTATGTATCTTAGGCGTTCATTAAAAAAGCATATTGATAACTATTAGGGAACTCGTACTTCACAGTAAGTAATATGTATCTAACTTTTAAATTTAAGAGTAAACTCACCTGTTCTGCTAACTCTTTACACCTTATTATGCATTCACGTCGAGTACGAGTACCGACAACATTCGCAATAAGTTGCCAACGATCATCCGAACCAGAATCTCCAGCATTACTTGGATAAGTCTTGAGGGCTTGTTCTAAGGCACGTTGTTCAATAACTGTCCAAGGACGAGATACTTCAGCTAATGATAGAGTAAACAACACAAAGGAAGgttaatataaaattacataTAATCGGTTAATATCGACAATCACTATACTATGAGTTTTTGTGTTCACCGAAGTTACGATCCTATTTAGTGTGCACAAGGTGTTCTGAAAGTTATGAATGGATAGATCATAAGTATTTCATTCAAGTTGTTAAAGCGGACAAGAGTGCTTTTAGACTTTAATGATTTGGAggaaaatagtaatttaaacaaatttgttGATAATGAGCAAACATGACGCATGTGCAACAACATGAGTTTGTAATTAATTCGTCAACTGAAATGAAGATAATTATGTTCTATGCAATTTTAAAAAAGACTTTCATCGAGTATGTGACAATTATTTGTATCTAAAATAATAGTCGCAGTTTTAAAGAGCAGGTTATACAAaacatatgaaaaataaatagcAGCGACCATACTGAAATTCCTGCAGGTTTAGTATTTTATCCAAAGTATCAGAAAATCGTCGAAAGTATGATAGTTAAGCAATCATTGAAGGTTTTGACAAAACTATATTGTATTTGCTAGAGAATGACATGAAAACGGAATTCGCTTTTGCTGAAATATCACCAACTGAAAAGACTGAAGTTAATATCTCAGTAAGTGTTTGTTCCCGGTCCTCAGACCGTTTCTGATATTCCCACAAAAATACGTTAATTTGAATAATTAGGAGCGACATATATCAAAATATCCCCATCAATACTTGTTATTAACTGTACAAAAAATTGATATGGTTCGAAGGAAGCACGACAACAACGATTTGATCTATTTTTAGTGCATAATAAATCTATATTTGAATGCACTgagttttaaaatgttttacctatactgataaatagtCAAATTCCAATAAATTGAACTGAGTAATACAAAACGTTAATGAGTCAATAAAATAGCGTATGAATACAATTTACAATGTCAGAAGATGAAATCGTTATAGTAAACAAAAAGTATCTAATTTACTGAGTTGCATGATAACTCCTTTTCTAACAATCATTTAAAGAAAATGACTAGtgaattcaaataaattaattttattatagaACAAACCTTCTAATTGGGTTGTAATTGTCACATTTTTGACAGCATCAGTTTCTTTAACAGAATTGGTAAATGAATCAAATGCTTTAGTATTGGCTGTTTTACGCAAATTGGAATCTGTGAAAGGataaaaaaaggagaaagatGGACTAAAAACATCTGAATGACTATCACAATTAACCGCCTTTCTATACATAAAACTAGTTGGATTCTCAAGAGAAAGCTAAACCTAGTGAAGCCGAATATGTGTGAAGAAAGAAAATACACGCTAGAATACAGAGAGAACATGGTTAAGAGAAGGATCTAAGACGTGTGTTACACAATGTTATTTGTCAAACATTATAATACGAACACAACCAGGTAAACACCAAAGAGATATCATTATTTTCTACCATGTTATATATGTATGCCAAACAAGTAAGTAGTACATGTAACGTAATTTTATCTTAGAATATTGTTTACggataaaaatataataacaaaGCGTGCTACGAAACGAAGGGTGACTTACCTTCCTCTTTTAAGAGTTTTGCTTGCTTTAAAACGTCTTTACCAGACACAGAGACACCACTAATATGTTGATTTACATAAGCAGCTATCGCTTCCCAGCTTGAGATTTCAATTATCAATAGAAAAAATACCATAAATTAAGATTCAAATAATGTACTTAGTGAAAAGTACTTGAAAATATACATAGTTTACTGGAGAACATAGTCAAGTAGCTAACCAATCACAAGCTCGAGTACTAAGGTTTAAGAACCCCTAATTTTATCCATGTTGAAATAAGTGCGGTAAGTTCAGAAACTATGAATCAATAGCTGAAAGTTAAGTGAATCAACTGTTAGTTTGTGCTGATTTTGAGTAATATGagtcaatggtgtaatatattgGAGAAGTGTTCAAACATTTCCAGCAGCATGTGAGTTCGTGATAACCACAACTACTGCGCTCTCACATCCTACTTTCTCTTCTATTCCCGCTAGTAATAACTTACTGCTGGCAACATCTCTAAAATAAAGCCAGTGCCAACGATTCTAGATTATGAAACATTAAACCCAGTTTATTAAAATCCCAGTTGAATAGTGTGGCTTTAGTTTTTAAAATCTGTGTCAAATTGAACACGACAACTTGAGCTACCTCTAGTTTACTATGAAACAGTAGCAGTAACTTTTAGTACACTTCAATAAACGATTTGAGAAGGCAAGAGAGTCTAATCGGAACTCAAAAAATTGTATTGTAGACTGTAAATGTGACGAATGGAAGCGACGTATACCGGGGACATTTTTACGTATTAATTGTTGGCAAAAACGAGGACTCAAAAGCAAGATGTAATGCCAAACATTTCAAATTTATCAGAGGGAAGAGCCAACAAATTAAAAAGTGGTGGAACTATCATTGAAAAAGACGGATCAGTGATTGATCCCTGAACACTGTAGTCGAAACGATAAGCTGAATACTTTTAGGAACATCTTAGCCATCATCAACCAACATTCTAGCACAGCTAAATCGACATGACAAAAGGCAGAAAACCCAGTTAAGTTAATTCTGAGGCATTCTAAACCAGGATTATCCATTAGATTAACTGAGATGAGGTTaggaaataattttatttaactgGTCGCCACCACTAACTATCTGATGCGTTCTGAAAATAACGGCGAACACTTCTAACAACAACCACTACGGACAATAAACACAGATAATTTCGATTCTTTAGCCACAGAGGGAAGTTAGATAATGAATGTAAGACTcaataatttactttttttgCACTAACCATTTTAATAGTCAAAGAACCTGGTGCATATTTCTACTCAATTTACGTAAACTACgtaaaaacaataccaaggctgtctaaataaaattttctgcTGTTAACTTATCTAATAAGTAATCCATCACAACTGACCaattgatcatttatttttctttattaaatgGTAAATCTATATTAAACCACTTGGGAAACAGGTAATAGACTGTTTCCACTTCTACAGTTGCACTCTCTATATTTCAGTATAAAGACTAGTTATCGGGTCAATTAAAAAAGACATTTCTTCAGTGAATTAGTGCTTTTTAAAAGTAAAAACGTCAGTCCAAAATATATCACATCTTAAAGAAGATACATTCATGTTCTATACTATATTCCTGAATACAAAATCCAAAGTATCACTTTTTCCAAAACCTCAGgttcaataaatttaaataactaaacttttAATGTTGTTCATGAGAGAAACACACTGTGTTAATATATCGATCAAGAATAGAAAAAATATATGATGCATTATGATCATGTAGTAAGTGAGATACAAGTTTGGAAAGGTTGTTATGAAAAAACCCAATATTCACCCACAGTCAAGGTAACTCTTTGGATGTTCTTACTTGGGTCACTTCGGATGGTTAAAATATGCATGAATTGTAAGCATTACTATTATTTAGTTTTTGGGTCATACGGCTTATTATATAGCCTTCgtcttttcattttatataaCTAATTTGGTGAAGATTTAGGCAGGTGCAAGGTGATTTAATCGGAAATCAGACCATTAGTACAAGTCAAAACATACTAGGATAATTAATCAAAACAATTGATAATTAAAGTATTGAATATCAAGGTAGTACATCTTTAACAAACAGATTTCAACTCGCATTATTAGGATAAGTAATATGAAAAGTATTGTCAATGTTTTAGTGTTAAAAGTTTACCGTTTAGGTGTTCCAGCTGGAAGAATATTAACTGCTTTAACCAAAACCTGGATCATTTCTGTTGTCCACTTAGAAGCATTAGTTTGGCTGTCTGTATTAGGACTGTTTTCAGGTTTTAGTTTAGTTTGTGATTGCAGATTATTTGCTTGAAGCTCGTGTTTAACTGATTCTACCTGGGGAAAAAGTGAATAAATTGCAATATTCATCATCAAACCAATATGAAATAATTCTCTTTTGGGCATTTAGTTACAGAGATGATAATGGCAATGTGATGTCTTTTGCATTTTAATGAATGTCAAAACATAACAAATGAATCCAGTTATACCAATAAGTAGCTTTTTCGAAAGAAATTACATTTAATGAATAGTACATGAATTTAACACCAAAACAAGCGATACATAAATTGATTATCGGATGTTATCGTTTATCTTTAAAAACCCAGAAAAAATTCTTGTCAACAAGAATGAAAGATGAATTCCAACCAACCTTTTATATGACTCCAGAAATGATATGATACAACAAAAAGCCATTTCTTCCTAACAAATATTCACGCCAGATTATTATATGAAAACTTTTGTTTAAGTGAACTCGTCAAAAGAATAGATACTGACAGACTATCGATACATGTTATTTGAAATAAGTTCTACTTAACTAGAAACAGTAGATTTGTAAATCATCTATATTGCCGAATAAAAATTACCTGAATTATTccttaaataaaatcatttaccaGTTACCTCTGAAACTACGTGACTTATATTGCTTTGACCACTGGCAATAGAAAATAATGAGGACTGAACGCATTTACCAGTCGTTGGTTCATAAATCCGTAAATGGATAATGGTTTTAACACCAGAATACAGAGGATAGATCATCTTGAAAAATGTTACTGACAGTAAACACGAAGACTAACCTTTTTCGCTACTTGTTTATAGTTCTACACAACAATGTACAAGTTttcttgaaataaaattataggGAATCCGGTAGCCAGAAAATGACTTGAAGCATTATTGATAGTGAAAACGACATGAAATTTTTAAGTGAAGAGCCCGAACAGAAAAGATGGACTTAGACTTTCCCCAGTTTTGATTATATGGATTGTTTGGCAAATTAGTCGGGTGGTTTTTTGTTATGAGCACGTCAAGTCCAGGTGTGCATCATGAGTAGTCAACTCAAGAAATGCTTAATGGAAGGACTCATGAAGTAATGAGACAATTCAGTGACTAGTCCCCACATTTTCAAGATCACGATGATAATCATACTCACTAAAATGAATCCATATATTTGGTTGGTGAAAGGAAGAACTAACATTTATCAGAGTGTAGTCACAGTAACTGCACTCCTCAACGCATAATCGAAGGTATCAGTTCAAGGCGAGTAAATGAGGTATTTTAGAGTTTTTCAACATGTATATTCTTATTTTGACAGGTTTCAAACACGCTGTGATTTTAATGAGTCACAAGAGTGATAATTTCACGTCTAGGTACAGTGAATGAATAAGACATTTTCTGTTGTATATAATGATCAAACGAAAAAAAACCCGACAGACTATGACTTGAAATTCATGAAACTTAACAATTATTGCGACTTCATTGATTGGACTGTTTAGTTAACATGATATAACATCATTGTCAAAAACTATTCAACTGTATATACATTAATTCacttattaaaaaaatactttaCGAAAAATGGTACAAACCTTGGCTGAGAAAATACAATGCGCTTTATCAGGGGTACCGGCCTGCtccaaatattcatttaattcatgCAATCTGTTATGAATACAAAATATGAAGATCAGTAAATAAGTAAAACTCATCATTTAGAGTGTAACAATATGTATTTTTATACACAGTACATATGCATACATATCATGATATACTTTAGAAATGTCAAGTTTGCTTTAAAAAATACAATTGGCTACAACAATTGGAACAAAATGTTAgtattaattgaaaaaaaaagaatattctacTTGAACATGTAATACATTaagaaattttatatttttaaaagacATTCTTTTCAAGACTATCAATTTactattcattgaataatgaaaacGATTTTTAAATTTACCACTTGACCAAGTAAAGACAACATGAACTCACTAATTAGTAAATGTCTATCAGTTAGGAATCAGCAAATATATAAATCAGTCATCTAGTTAGATTTGCTCGTTAAAGTGGTTTGATCTAGTGTTGCACAGTATTAATTAATGATAACGACTGCCtagttgaatttattttaaCTTGACTATTGAACAAAGAAGTGATAGATGATTAGCTGTAGATatattgtttatgaataattaaaatctTCAGCTGCAGTCTTGGCTTTTTCCTAGCGTTGAGTTATATCAGCATTTAATTAGTTTATAACAAGTAGCAAGTAACCAACTTTTTCAGCGGTTATAACTatgttattaattaattatgaagTACAGATCCCGGTTCTCAGCTTGTAATGACACCTTAAGCATAAGCAATATTGATGCGAGCTAGCTGTCCAAATTAAAGTCAAGCAGTTTTAGTTATTTAGGAATAAGACTTGGACATTGAAACTGGTTAACGACAATTCAAACATCTGATATTTGTTCCAGTATCAATTATGAAAGCGAAATAGATATTCGATATGATTCGAAACTTTGTACACAAGTATGTTAATGAATGTTTAGACAACACTGTACTCTTGTGAAGTATTTTGCACATTAGGTTTGAACATGCAATTTATTTAATCACGCAATTCGAATGAAATGTCTGCGTAAAGATAATGTGAAGTATGGAGATATTCCAGCTATCATAGATAAAATCGTGTGCGACCGGCTTCAAGCAGTTGTttcttgggctctgcggtcatgCTCTCACGTCGCTAAGACAACCACTAAAATTCAACCTCTTTTTTAGGTTCCTCATAAAGAAAATTCCgtggtgtgggcaaccgggaataGCAACCAACCTTATACTTGTATCAACACCCGAGATCATCTTGCTGAAGATCAAATCGCTTACCTCTTAATAAATATTCCGTCCCTACGACTAACCTTTCTCATATATCTTTATCACCGCACACCAACAATACTAATAATTTTAGTTCACGAAATGTGCCCTGAAACCACGCTGTAAACTAAATGTTGGGGCTTTTAATGTTTGAACCTAGGGTCAGATTGGAAAACAGCCTACTTTAGCTAGGACTCTGGAATCTCGCGCGTTTCCGAAACGCACATACAGCATCCAAGTAcagtcattcacttgacctcatctTATCAATATACAGAAGCGACACGATTTATCCTTCGAGTGTACGGAGAATTCACTGCTAATTCCACAGCTTTGCTAGTGTAGGTATGGTACTAAGTTCTAAAGCAGAACAGGCTCTGTTACACTGGATTCTAGTAGATAGTCgcttgtgcgctgtccgactaaaccgGACAACAAGAACTAGGAAGGATAGGAATACAAGTCGTTACATTTGCGTTGTCTCTGcatacgctcccactgactgcagcacGGATGAAGTTCAAGATCAATTTTATAGGAAGCTATTCAACCTCCGAAAAGCTAAACGCTCTGAGGCAGTAATATTGGTAGGTAACTTTAGTGCTCAAATAGATAAACTAAACCAAATTGAAAGGCACTTAGGGGGAATTTACAGTGTTGCGGCCCAGAAAACAGATAATGATAACCCTCTATCGCAACTATGCTCAGGTAGCCGTCTACTTCTGGCAAACACCAACTTCAGACGTAGGGAGAAAAATTGTCTGACGTTGTGACCTCCACGATCGACTGGAACATACCACATTGTCACAAGCCATCGTTGGAGAGACTCGACCGAAGACTGTTCCTCATTCTGAAGCACGTGCTTAGACTCGGATCATGCTCTAGTTATAGGACGTATTTGTCTTCTTCTTACTGGACATAGAAAAGCTACAGCGAGAAAACCCCTAAGTGAAACTTACTGATGAAAAAGTTAAGAACAACTACAGTTAATCAACCATTAAAGTGGCATCCACCACGAGGTAGCTTGATATGATATCAAAACACTGCGGAAGCAGTAGTGATATCTACTATTAACTTAAACCAAAAGGTTATGGAAAATCAGTGGGCTTCAGCGGTGTCTGCGGAGTTGACAGATGATCAGAAACTTATCTCGTCTGACAATTTGACCAAGCCACTTTAATAGGTGTAAACTATCTGGTTGGGGTTCGCATTATTATCgcaaccaatagttggagagtTTGAagaacatggctcaaaatcgtttgcaatagtgCAGGTGCACTCGTTCTTTGTCTTTTCCCAAATTCTGAGCTTTTGAATTCCCCGAaactttttgtttttatttcagttatttatattttttcgaATTGTATATTAAATATCCAATCTTTCCACTTACCGCCGATACTGTTACTACTCCTACTATTACGGGATTTGGTTAGAAAATTTCACCTGTCTGTGCTAATGGGAtatgtacatcggtccaagttgccataagtaccaggttctacgttgacTGCCTAATTAAAGAGGTATTCCTGTGCAGCAGAACCACTGAATGAGCGGTTCTGGTGTAAGATTTATGTTTTTAAGAAAAGTTAAACATACCGGTAACTGATTAGAACGAGATGGTTGATTTGAGTGCTACGCAACTAGAATGCAGACTAGAAGAAAAATATTGCAATATTTTAATTTGGAAATGTCTCACTGCATCAAAcatataatatgaaacaaaatgattattacTTATCACTATATAAGGATATAAAAGGATACTCAAACATATTGTTATGTGAAACAAGGCGACTTACTGAGCATTCGACAAACGCTGACATAGCAAATCCATATCGGCTAAAATTTTGACTTGATGAGAACCCACTTCAGATGTATCAATTTTATCATCTAAAAAGTAATTGAGTTGCTCGACAAGGATGCTCCGTAACTGACGTCTTTCACGTTTAGCCTCACTACGATTTAGATCACGTTCCTTGCGAACACGTTCAGCTTCCGACCTCCGACGCTCCTCACTAGCAGCACGGGCAAGTGCAGCAGCCTCAGCTTCACGTTTTCGTTGCTAAAGATggatttaaaatttaaaaagtaataaaaatggGTAGAGAGAAGAAGGGAGTCTTAAGTAGAAAATACCTAGAAATTACAACTTACGGACATGAGAACCTTATCCAATACGACTAGGATCTAAACCGAATATCAAATTCCAAAATACTGTACATAGTACTTGCTTTTTATAAGTAATTTGTTAGCAtacttaaaatataaaaattgcTATAGTCATGGAATTAACATTCAACATAATGATTTCAGAAAATACTGCCTCATGAATTAATGATAGATTGGGAAACACTAAAGGAAGATGGTCAGTGATAAAATATTACCTAACGCGCCCAATTTCTGTATAAAAATGTGCTAAGTGAAAAGACGATTATTTGAATGATGGGTCACTAGTTAATAgaactaattatatatatggCTCATGCAAGCCCCTTATTTATGAATATGCAGCCGGAAAAGTTCAAATCGCAAACTGACACTGAATGGAGAGTAAAAGATACCTAAAGAGCATTAGACAGTTGTTGAACCTCATTTAAAATGTTTCATTAGAGTGTAATTGACCAAAATGAATGGTCTATCATTCCGTTTATGAGTAGCCATTTcctaaaatgaattattatactGTACATTAAAAATATGTATCTACATATCGTTTCACATAGATGTTAGACTGCTTACAAGCTGAATAAAACTAATTATCAATTAGAATACCACCACCATTGGTAAAGTGAAAAGTATTGAAGTGGGATAGAAGAATAGTGCAGAAATAAAACGGTGTACTTTGTAGATAATAAAATTCATACTACAAAACGTAAACTGAAATCACAAAATACTTTTTCAGCATCACACTGTTAGTGTGAATCAGTACAACAACTAGGTTACTGTTCACCAATCCTGCATCTTTGAATGTTTAAAGCATTTTGTTATTTCTTTGGTACATTTTTCTAATTTCTATCCTGATAAAACTTTTCAAATAAAAGGAACTGAAACTTGAAATTTTTAAAGGATAACCTAGTTTTCATTCAACATTTTGTTGGTCAAATCCATATAAATATGAGGGTAAATGAGTAAGATTATCATATTGAAAATGTGAAGTAGTAGTTACAGTTGCCATCAGAAATCACCTGTATATCATGGACTTTGAAAGAGTCATTTTTATAAAGCAATAACTGCGTGTTT comes from Schistosoma haematobium chromosome 3, whole genome shotgun sequence and encodes:
- the DNAJC2_1 gene encoding DnaJ (Hsp40), sub C, member 2 (EggNog:ENOG410V8NC~COG:K), which gives rise to MELVVYEVHPHIALLRELCGETHEESLSDDSDNESYLKSLDPKNWKSQDHYSVLGLRKKRFLASSDDIRKAYRRKILSHHPDKRRSKGEFIQDEKLDYFSCITIAYEILGNPVKRLAYDSVDPVVVDDSVPTISEIKSNFFTSLGNFFYRKSRWSKKQPTPHLGNSLTDIDEVLKFYDFWEEYDTCRDYSYLDEEDKEKGEDRETRRAIERQNRIERARRRNEEVSNVRNIVLLAKENDPRILAANKAARDAKEAKRQARLVAVQKRREMEEEQRKREAEAAALARAASEERRRSEAERVRKERDLNRSEAKRERRQLRSILVEQLNYFLDDKIDTSEVGSHQVKILADMDLLCQRLSNAQLHELNEYLEQAGTPDKAHCIFSAKVESVKHELQANNLQSQTKLKPENSPNTDSQTNASKWTTEMIQVLVKAVNILPAGTPKRWEAIAAYVNQHISGVSVSGKDVLKQAKLLKEEDSNLRKTANTKAFDSFTNSVKETDAVKNVTITTQLEAEVSRPWTVIEQRALEQALKTYPSNAGDSGSDDRWQLIANVVGTRTRRECIIRCKELAEQVRAKKAALAAAKKS
- the DNAJC2_1 gene encoding DnaJ (Hsp40), sub C, member 2, variant 2 (EggNog:ENOG410V8NC~COG:K); this encodes MELVVYEVHPHIALLRELCGETHEESLSDDSDNESYLKSLDPKNWKSQDHYSVLGLRKKRFLASSDDIRKAYRRKILSHHPDKRRSKGEFIQDEKLDYFSCITIAYEILGNPVKRLAYDSVDPVVVDDSVPTISEIKSNFFTSLGNFFYRKSRWSKKQPTPHLGNSLTDIDEVLKFYDFCRETRRAIERQNRIERARRRNEEVSNVRNIVLLAKENDPRILAANKAARDAKEAKRQARLVAVQKRREMEEEQRKREAEAAALARAASEERRRSEAERVRKERDLNRSEAKRERRQLRSILVEQLNYFLDDKIDTSEVGSHQVKILADMDLLCQRLSNAQLHELNEYLEQAGTPDKAHCIFSAKVESVKHELQANNLQSQTKLKPENSPNTDSQTNASKWTTEMIQVLVKAVNILPAGTPKRWEAIAAYVNQHISGVSVSGKDVLKQAKLLKEEDSNLRKTANTKAFDSFTNSVKETDAVKNVTITTQLEAEVSRPWTVIEQRALEQALKTYPSNAGDSGSDDRWQLIANVVGTRTRRECIIRCKELAEQVRAKKAALAAAKKS